In one Chloroflexota bacterium genomic region, the following are encoded:
- a CDS encoding ABC transporter substrate-binding protein, with amino-acid sequence MTAHHTASRISRRMMLGSTLGFSAALLAACSAQAPAPSKPAESKPAAPAPTTAPVPTAAPAAPAAAAKPTEAPAAAKPAEAAKPAEAAKPTAAPAAAKPADAGILRATDANPKRGGKATFAFSVTTNHFDIHQGGGPAPILWHTYSNLVRLNPVDGLKTIVPELAQSWEVSPDGKVYTFKLRQGVKWHDGTDFSADDILATYNRILNPPSGIVSVFKARFGALKSVEAPDKQTVKMTLSEPRAYFLELLTGEQGMIYSKKVLDENGGDLRKIIAPGTGAYVFKDHKVGERWILEKNPNYWDKELPYIDTLEFIHAPQWSDRGTAILAGQADISWNVSKETFEEGKGRANEIGTYMVPGAGAYMLYFNTAKKPFDDPKVRRAFHLALSRQDLFEAFKTQEPLNYTRYMSHGFEFATPPDEVLKLPGYRADKAADIAEAKKLLQEAGVADKLKGIEILTASVGPHAQTLAPASQAILKANIGAETTIKAVERAVLNDELKNGQWDLSLNTIELRMYDPTLGWIDYFTKEGPTNFGKYTNPKMDEMLKKLDAETDPAKRKPMFREIEDFLDQESPWMTIGFTSHLHMWKKYLKGMPMERVRLSWNKTDTMWIDK; translated from the coding sequence ATGACCGCTCATCACACCGCTTCACGCATTTCGCGCCGCATGATGCTCGGCTCGACCCTGGGATTCAGCGCCGCGCTGCTGGCGGCCTGCAGCGCCCAGGCGCCCGCGCCCAGCAAGCCTGCTGAGTCGAAGCCCGCCGCACCCGCCCCGACGACCGCTCCCGTCCCGACTGCCGCTCCGGCAGCACCAGCCGCCGCCGCCAAGCCGACGGAGGCTCCGGCTGCCGCCAAGCCAGCCGAGGCCGCCAAGCCGGCCGAAGCGGCCAAGCCGACCGCTGCCCCGGCCGCGGCCAAGCCCGCGGATGCCGGCATCCTCCGCGCCACCGACGCCAACCCGAAGCGCGGCGGCAAGGCGACCTTCGCCTTCAGCGTCACTACGAACCACTTCGACATCCACCAGGGCGGCGGCCCGGCCCCGATCCTCTGGCACACCTACAGCAACCTCGTCCGGCTGAACCCGGTCGACGGCCTGAAGACCATCGTTCCGGAGCTGGCCCAGAGCTGGGAGGTCTCGCCGGACGGCAAGGTCTACACATTCAAGCTGCGCCAGGGCGTCAAGTGGCACGACGGCACCGACTTCTCAGCCGACGACATCCTGGCGACCTACAACCGGATCCTGAACCCGCCCTCCGGCATCGTCAGCGTGTTCAAGGCCCGCTTCGGCGCGCTCAAGTCGGTCGAGGCCCCGGACAAGCAGACCGTCAAGATGACGCTCTCCGAGCCGCGCGCCTACTTCCTCGAGCTGCTCACCGGCGAGCAGGGCATGATCTACTCGAAGAAGGTGCTGGACGAGAACGGGGGCGACCTGCGGAAGATCATCGCCCCGGGCACCGGGGCCTACGTCTTCAAGGATCACAAGGTCGGCGAGCGCTGGATCCTCGAAAAGAACCCCAACTACTGGGACAAAGAGCTGCCGTACATCGACACGCTCGAGTTCATCCACGCGCCGCAGTGGAGTGACCGAGGCACCGCGATCCTGGCCGGGCAGGCCGATATCTCCTGGAACGTCTCCAAGGAGACCTTTGAAGAGGGCAAGGGCCGCGCCAACGAGATCGGCACCTACATGGTGCCGGGCGCGGGCGCGTACATGCTCTACTTCAACACCGCCAAGAAGCCGTTCGACGATCCGAAGGTGCGGCGAGCGTTCCACCTGGCCCTGAGCCGGCAGGATCTCTTCGAGGCGTTCAAGACCCAGGAGCCGCTCAACTACACCCGGTACATGAGCCACGGCTTCGAGTTCGCGACGCCGCCCGACGAGGTGCTCAAGCTGCCGGGCTACCGTGCAGACAAGGCCGCCGACATCGCCGAGGCGAAGAAGCTGCTCCAGGAAGCCGGCGTGGCCGACAAGCTCAAGGGCATTGAGATCCTGACCGCGTCCGTCGGGCCACACGCTCAGACGCTCGCGCCGGCCTCCCAGGCGATCCTCAAGGCGAACATCGGCGCGGAGACGACCATCAAGGCCGTCGAGCGGGCCGTCCTCAACGACGAGCTGAAGAACGGCCAGTGGGATCTCTCGCTGAACACCATCGAGCTTCGCATGTACGATCCAACGCTCGGCTGGATCGACTACTTCACCAAGGAAGGCCCGACCAACTTCGGCAAGTACACCAACCCGAAGATGGACGAGATGCTCAAGAAGCTCGACGCCGAGACGGACCCGGCGAAGCGCAAGCCGATGTTCCGTGAGATCGAGGACTTCCTCGATCAGGAATCGCCGTGGATGACCATCGGCTTCACCAGCCACCTCCACATGTGGAAAAAGTACCTCAAGGGGATGCCGATGGAGCGCGTGCGGCTCTCCTGGAACAAGACCGACACCATGTGGATCGACAAGTAG
- a CDS encoding MFS transporter, giving the protein MRWSGVGLVAGAFLVVFGLGGLRLIFGVWMRPLESDFGVDRSAISLVASLGLLVFGLGQPLLGRQVDVRGPRLIVPGSVLLTGVGVVAASLMPSYAGFVITFGMIASLGFAGAANATIVALVAQRFEQNRGLIYAICSAGGPLGQMTLASVAAAGVEAFGWRQTMLFFGVVLLAAVLPLVAVLLRGSAPPRKEPLPSLGETIRLAFRAKGFVLLWWAYFICGVTTLGLVHTHVVAYGADRGLPQISAAGILSLVGLFNIGGLILAGRIADRFGGRRPLIAAFTIRSVALLWLANATTEGQLMLFALIFGLTDMATIPFSAAATVQMFGPRMLGVLTGFLAVAHQTGAALGSYVAGRGYELFGGYPPVIIVAVGVALTGALLSFAMDTRPVRYGASAGTTGLAPTGA; this is encoded by the coding sequence ATGCGCTGGAGCGGTGTCGGACTGGTCGCGGGGGCGTTCCTGGTCGTGTTTGGGCTGGGCGGCCTCCGGTTGATTTTCGGGGTCTGGATGCGGCCCCTGGAGTCCGATTTCGGGGTGGATCGCAGCGCGATCAGCCTTGTGGCGTCACTCGGGCTGCTGGTGTTCGGGCTGGGGCAGCCGCTCCTGGGCCGACAGGTGGACGTGCGCGGGCCGCGCCTGATCGTCCCCGGGTCCGTGCTGCTGACGGGCGTCGGGGTCGTCGCGGCGTCGCTGATGCCCTCCTATGCTGGCTTCGTCATCACCTTCGGCATGATCGCCTCGCTCGGCTTCGCCGGGGCGGCCAACGCCACCATCGTCGCGCTGGTCGCCCAGCGGTTCGAGCAGAATCGGGGCCTGATCTACGCCATCTGCAGCGCCGGCGGGCCGCTCGGACAGATGACGCTGGCGTCCGTCGCTGCCGCCGGGGTCGAGGCGTTCGGCTGGCGCCAGACGATGCTGTTCTTCGGCGTGGTGCTCCTGGCGGCCGTCCTGCCGCTCGTCGCCGTGCTGCTGCGAGGCTCTGCGCCGCCGCGCAAGGAGCCGCTGCCCAGCCTCGGCGAGACCATCCGCCTCGCGTTCCGTGCGAAGGGGTTCGTGCTGCTCTGGTGGGCCTACTTCATCTGCGGCGTGACGACCCTCGGCCTCGTCCACACCCACGTGGTGGCGTACGGCGCAGACCGCGGCCTGCCGCAGATCTCGGCGGCCGGCATCCTCAGCCTCGTCGGGCTGTTCAACATCGGCGGGCTGATCCTGGCTGGCCGCATCGCCGACCGCTTCGGCGGACGCCGGCCGCTGATCGCCGCCTTCACGATCCGCTCGGTGGCGCTGCTCTGGCTCGCCAACGCCACAACCGAGGGGCAACTGATGCTCTTCGCGCTGATCTTTGGCCTGACCGACATGGCGACGATCCCGTTCTCGGCAGCGGCCACCGTCCAGATGTTCGGGCCGCGCATGCTCGGCGTGCTGACCGGCTTCCTGGCCGTCGCCCACCAGACCGGCGCGGCGCTCGGCTCGTATGTCGCCGGGCGCGGCTACGAGCTGTTCGGCGGCTACCCGCCCGTCATCATCGTGGCGGTGGGCGTAGCCCTGACCGGCGCCCTGCTCAGCTTCGCGATGGATACCCGCCCGGTCCGGTATGGCGCGTCGGCCGGGACCACCGGCCTCGCGCCCACGGGCGCCTGA
- a CDS encoding glycosyltransferase family 39 protein encodes MSALRDRLHLAGPEPLVALVTVLGALWRLASVRFNVWPHGDVVIDAAIAESVAWQGRLLVPFVDVRYYPSEPFGFGYPPDQHPPLWPLLGALLVPLTDDGYSALKVVSLLVGVALVPLTFVGLRRHVGQPAALFATVLAACSFPLADFSGNGSLWVLLAACYLGWLWLIPCDVANMATSSRNTSLRWAGLGAVMGVGYLTNYPAVVLPIALLALHLVRHRLAAFRPQALAGPAISAVVMLLVILPWLAYNAAQFGGPFWSQPFQRTLAGGSRQVEYVLVNGQAVKRNLPQTASRAALLRERALDLYGNVGFLVKQSLVIAPILAGLFALGLVLLVPGTPRLRESAPAGQAAPPEPNPIPVAVLALAHLALIVWWPTTKFRYLIPLLPLVFGIGAWALGQIGPVAVRHRLAAITAALCLFTNAWTMLSIPSRTYYYNGGLVGDNFGQQGERIFMEDAARFRAAADAIVARGQGTILADHILAPFTRMPLVVNSTGYPPDIIEHLIEQYGIRYIVIDVPHANLYDFLTPDRIWSDEKLTVLEVRPRAVTAPR; translated from the coding sequence GTGAGCGCCCTCCGCGACCGTCTCCACCTGGCCGGCCCCGAGCCGTTGGTGGCCCTGGTCACGGTCCTCGGTGCGCTCTGGCGGCTGGCGTCGGTCCGGTTCAACGTCTGGCCGCACGGCGATGTCGTCATCGACGCCGCCATCGCCGAGAGCGTCGCGTGGCAGGGTCGGCTGCTCGTCCCGTTCGTGGACGTGCGGTACTACCCCAGCGAGCCGTTCGGGTTCGGCTATCCGCCGGATCAGCATCCGCCGCTCTGGCCGCTGCTCGGGGCGCTGCTCGTGCCCCTCACCGACGACGGCTACAGCGCGCTCAAGGTGGTGAGCCTGCTCGTCGGCGTGGCCCTGGTCCCACTCACATTCGTCGGGCTGCGTCGGCACGTCGGTCAGCCCGCCGCCCTCTTCGCCACCGTGCTGGCGGCCTGCTCGTTCCCGCTCGCCGATTTCTCTGGCAACGGCTCGCTCTGGGTGCTGCTGGCGGCCTGCTACCTCGGCTGGCTCTGGCTCATACCCTGTGACGTGGCGAACATGGCTACGTCATCCAGGAATACGTCGCTTCGATGGGCCGGCCTCGGCGCGGTCATGGGCGTGGGGTATCTCACCAACTACCCGGCCGTGGTGCTGCCCATTGCGCTGCTGGCCCTGCATCTCGTGCGCCACCGGCTGGCCGCCTTCCGTCCCCAGGCGCTGGCCGGGCCGGCCATCAGCGCCGTCGTGATGCTCCTGGTCATCCTGCCGTGGCTGGCCTACAACGCCGCGCAGTTCGGCGGACCGTTCTGGAGCCAGCCGTTCCAGCGGACGCTCGCCGGCGGCAGCCGACAGGTTGAATACGTCCTGGTGAACGGGCAGGCCGTCAAGCGAAACCTCCCGCAGACCGCCAGCCGCGCGGCCCTCCTCCGCGAGCGCGCCCTGGATCTCTACGGCAACGTCGGCTTCCTGGTGAAGCAGTCGCTGGTGATCGCGCCGATCCTGGCCGGCCTCTTCGCCCTCGGGCTGGTGCTGCTGGTTCCCGGCACGCCGCGTCTCCGCGAGTCTGCACCGGCCGGCCAGGCCGCGCCACCCGAGCCGAACCCCATCCCCGTGGCGGTACTGGCCCTCGCCCACCTCGCGCTGATCGTCTGGTGGCCCACCACCAAGTTCCGCTACCTGATCCCGCTGCTGCCGCTGGTCTTCGGCATCGGGGCCTGGGCGCTCGGGCAGATCGGGCCGGTCGCCGTCCGCCACCGGCTCGCCGCGATCACCGCCGCCCTCTGCCTCTTCACCAACGCCTGGACGATGCTCTCGATCCCGAGTCGGACCTACTACTACAACGGCGGCCTGGTCGGGGACAACTTCGGGCAGCAGGGCGAGCGCATCTTCATGGAAGATGCCGCCCGCTTCCGAGCCGCCGCCGACGCCATCGTCGCGCGCGGCCAGGGCACGATCCTGGCAGACCACATCCTGGCGCCGTTCACACGGATGCCGCTGGTGGTCAACTCGACGGGCTACCCACCCGACATCATCGAGCACCTGATCGAGCAGTACGGCATCCGCTACATCGTCATCGACGTGCCGCACGCCAACCTCTATGACTTCCTGACCCCGGACCGTATCTGGTCGGACGAGAAGCTGACTGTGCTGGAAGTCCGCCCGCGCGCAGTCACAGCGCCGCGCTAG
- a CDS encoding endonuclease III, whose amino-acid sequence MTPSVAPAPSPSPTDVLAALFEYYGPPAPRQTNGPLAGLIQTILSQNTSDVNTDRAFASLWGTFGSWEAIRAAPTAAVADAIRSGGLAEIKAPRIQGVLHVIQQDRGELGLDFLAELPLDDARAYLTRLNGVGPKTAACVLLFALGMPAMPVDTHVHRVSKRLGLIGPKVSAEAAHQILEASMPPDQMYEAHMLLIRHGRVLCKALRPRCGACPLTAVCPKVGVEA is encoded by the coding sequence ATGACCCCGTCAGTCGCGCCCGCCCCATCCCCGAGCCCAACCGATGTGCTCGCCGCCCTGTTCGAGTACTACGGCCCGCCGGCCCCGCGCCAGACCAACGGCCCGTTGGCCGGGCTGATCCAGACCATCCTCTCGCAGAACACCTCGGACGTGAACACGGACCGAGCCTTTGCCAGTCTCTGGGGTACGTTCGGCTCGTGGGAAGCGATCCGGGCCGCGCCGACGGCCGCCGTCGCCGACGCGATCCGCTCCGGTGGGCTTGCCGAGATCAAAGCGCCGCGCATCCAGGGCGTCCTTCACGTCATCCAGCAGGATCGTGGCGAGCTGGGCCTGGACTTCCTGGCCGAGCTTCCGCTCGACGACGCGCGGGCGTACCTCACCCGGCTGAACGGCGTCGGCCCGAAGACTGCCGCCTGCGTCCTCCTGTTCGCGCTGGGGATGCCGGCCATGCCGGTGGACACGCATGTCCACCGGGTCAGCAAGCGGCTCGGACTCATCGGCCCGAAGGTCAGCGCTGAGGCCGCCCACCAGATCCTTGAAGCCAGCATGCCGCCCGACCAGATGTACGAGGCTCACATGCTGCTGATCCGGCACGGCCGCGTGCTCTGCAAGGCGCTGCGCCCCCGCTGCGGCGCCTGCCCGCTGACGGCCGTCTGCCCGAAGGTCGGCGTCGAGGCGTAG
- a CDS encoding Gfo/Idh/MocA family oxidoreductase, with amino-acid sequence MAAIRVGIVGAGRIVPAHLHGYKALRAAGFDDFRITAVCSRDPERAHALVGTDGRRAGGMAGPPSMAADPLLAPPIAVSDFQDDAEVQVFTDVRDMLAAGVVDAVDITTEVSVHHTQALAAIEAGCHAVVQKPLAISVRAARMMLDAAQQRGVSLAVLENARYNRSVRIAKWLVDRGDLGTPQMVSVTALGTAMWSPDHFVGNSPWRHQKLVGAGGASLDIGPHIFHRLRMLCGEVESVAAFARVFEPTRYYRDVDGNVVDTVQCDADDAFMAVACFESGAIGQLSFSFAGHGDPMPSSGLNLFGSKGSLRGDALHLDGQEPTSLEAYFLERATAAEVARLFPRDLSDSFALLYESWLGGILNGTPAETSGQEGLHDLAASFAIVEASQAGRAVRLSEVLDGSVDAYQRDLDEHYGLLGQRTAREGYPA; translated from the coding sequence ATGGCGGCGATCAGGGTGGGCATCGTGGGGGCCGGGCGGATCGTGCCGGCCCACCTGCACGGCTACAAAGCGCTGCGGGCGGCTGGCTTCGACGATTTCCGGATCACGGCGGTCTGCTCGCGCGATCCGGAGCGGGCGCATGCGCTGGTCGGGACGGATGGCCGCAGGGCGGGCGGCATGGCCGGACCGCCCTCGATGGCCGCCGATCCGCTGCTGGCGCCGCCCATCGCCGTCTCGGACTTCCAGGACGATGCCGAAGTGCAGGTCTTCACCGACGTGCGCGACATGCTGGCGGCAGGCGTGGTAGACGCCGTGGACATCACCACCGAGGTCAGCGTCCACCACACCCAGGCCCTGGCGGCCATCGAGGCCGGCTGCCACGCGGTGGTGCAGAAGCCGCTGGCGATCTCGGTGCGGGCGGCGCGCATGATGCTGGACGCGGCGCAGCAGCGTGGGGTCTCGCTGGCCGTGCTGGAGAACGCCCGCTACAACCGGAGCGTCCGTATCGCGAAGTGGCTGGTGGACCGGGGCGATCTCGGCACGCCGCAGATGGTCTCGGTGACGGCGCTCGGCACGGCGATGTGGTCGCCGGACCACTTCGTCGGGAACTCGCCGTGGCGGCACCAGAAGCTGGTCGGGGCGGGCGGCGCCTCGCTGGACATCGGGCCGCACATCTTCCACCGCCTGCGGATGCTCTGCGGCGAGGTCGAGTCGGTGGCGGCGTTCGCGCGCGTGTTCGAGCCGACTCGCTACTACCGAGACGTCGATGGGAACGTCGTGGACACCGTCCAGTGCGACGCCGACGACGCGTTTATGGCCGTCGCCTGTTTCGAGTCAGGGGCCATCGGGCAACTGTCGTTCTCGTTCGCGGGGCACGGCGATCCGATGCCGTCGTCTGGCCTGAACCTGTTCGGCAGCAAGGGCAGCCTGCGCGGCGACGCGCTGCACCTCGACGGCCAGGAGCCGACCTCATTGGAGGCGTACTTCTTGGAGCGGGCGACGGCTGCCGAGGTGGCGCGGCTGTTTCCGCGTGACCTGTCGGACTCGTTCGCGCTGCTCTACGAAAGCTGGCTTGGGGGCATCCTCAACGGCACGCCGGCCGAGACCAGCGGCCAGGAGGGCCTGCACGACCTCGCGGCGAGCTTCGCCATCGTGGAGGCCTCGCAGGCCGGGCGCGCCGTCCGCCTGAGCGAGGTGCTCGACGGCTCGGTGGATGCCTACCAGCGGGATCTCGACGAGCACTACGGGCTGCTCGGGCAGCGGACGGCGCGCGAGGGATACCCCGCGTGA
- a CDS encoding 2-dehydropantoate 2-reductase, translated as MRVAVIGSGGVGGYVGGRLAQAGHEVVFLARGAHLDALKAGGLRVQSTDGDFALPSVNATDQFGELGPADLFLFTVKTYDTESAAAALKPLLRPGATVLTVQNGIDNHERIDAVLGAGVALPGTIRIETSIAEPGVIAHTSKGAIARFGELNSGGSGSERVETLRAAFAEAKLNVAVPEDMRAELWDKFLFIVPFAGLTTLTRAPIGEILASEELTATLGQLLAEAAAVAKAEGVDFGDDVVQKRLGWMRRLHPEFKSSMQRDLERGKPLEIDALAGALARLGVKHGIPTPVTSCVNAVLALEDRRARAAAGL; from the coding sequence ATGCGCGTCGCGGTGATCGGCTCGGGTGGGGTCGGCGGGTACGTCGGCGGACGGCTGGCGCAGGCCGGCCACGAGGTCGTGTTTCTGGCCCGCGGGGCGCACCTGGACGCCCTCAAGGCGGGTGGGCTGCGGGTCCAGAGCACCGACGGCGATTTTGCCTTGCCGTCCGTCAACGCCACGGACCAGTTCGGCGAGCTTGGCCCGGCCGACCTCTTCCTCTTCACCGTCAAGACCTACGACACCGAGTCGGCCGCTGCCGCCCTCAAGCCGCTGCTGCGCCCCGGCGCGACGGTGCTGACCGTCCAGAACGGCATCGACAACCACGAGCGCATCGACGCCGTGCTCGGGGCGGGCGTGGCGCTGCCGGGCACGATCCGCATCGAGACGAGCATCGCCGAGCCGGGCGTCATCGCCCACACCAGCAAGGGCGCGATCGCGCGGTTCGGGGAGCTTAACTCCGGCGGCTCGGGCAGCGAGCGGGTCGAGACGCTGCGGGCGGCCTTTGCCGAGGCGAAGCTGAACGTGGCCGTCCCGGAAGACATGCGCGCCGAGCTGTGGGACAAGTTCCTGTTCATCGTGCCGTTCGCCGGGCTGACGACACTGACCCGCGCGCCCATCGGCGAGATCCTGGCCTCCGAGGAGCTGACAGCGACCCTGGGCCAGTTGCTGGCCGAGGCCGCTGCCGTGGCGAAGGCCGAGGGCGTGGACTTCGGGGACGATGTCGTGCAGAAGCGGCTCGGCTGGATGCGCCGGCTGCACCCGGAGTTCAAGTCGTCGATGCAGCGTGACCTCGAACGGGGCAAACCGCTGGAGATCGACGCGCTGGCCGGCGCGCTGGCCCGGCTCGGCGTGAAGCACGGCATTCCGACGCCCGTCACGTCGTGCGTGAACGCGGTGCTGGCGTTGGAAGATCGGCGCGCCCGCGCGGCGGCCGGCCTCTGA